A stretch of the Azorhizobium caulinodans ORS 571 genome encodes the following:
- a CDS encoding amino acid ABC transporter ATP-binding protein yields the protein MSAVVSLSNVHKSFGAVKVLDGVSFEVGRGEVAAVIGQSGSGKSTALRCINALETIEDGTISVCGHAVHDRKLDKRELRRDVGIVFQSYNLFPHLTAEQNIMLAPTCVKSLSKAKARELAREVLARVGLEAKADHYPEQLSGGQQQRVAIARSLAMQPKLMLFDEVTSALDPQLTGEVLKVMEDLARGGMTMILVTHEMAFARKVASKVIYMHKGKVWETGPGAMLENPQTEELKAFVGSGL from the coding sequence ATGTCGGCCGTCGTTAGTCTTTCGAACGTCCATAAGAGCTTCGGCGCGGTCAAGGTTCTGGATGGCGTGTCCTTTGAGGTGGGGCGCGGCGAGGTGGCGGCGGTCATCGGCCAGTCCGGCTCCGGCAAGTCCACGGCCCTGCGCTGCATCAATGCGCTGGAGACCATCGAGGACGGCACCATTTCCGTTTGCGGCCATGCGGTGCATGACAGGAAGCTCGACAAGCGCGAGCTACGCCGGGACGTGGGCATCGTCTTCCAGAGCTACAACCTGTTCCCGCACCTGACGGCGGAACAGAACATCATGCTCGCGCCCACCTGCGTGAAGTCCCTGTCCAAGGCGAAGGCGCGGGAACTGGCGCGCGAGGTGCTGGCCCGCGTCGGGCTGGAGGCCAAGGCCGATCATTATCCCGAGCAGCTCTCCGGCGGCCAGCAGCAGCGCGTGGCCATCGCCCGCTCGCTCGCCATGCAGCCCAAGCTGATGCTGTTCGATGAAGTGACCTCCGCCCTTGATCCGCAGCTCACCGGAGAGGTGCTGAAGGTGATGGAGGATCTGGCGCGCGGCGGCATGACCATGATCCTCGTCACGCACGAGATGGCCTTCGCCCGCAAGGTGGCCTCCAAGGTCATCTACATGCACAAGGGCAAGGTCTGGGAAACGGGGCCGGGCGCCATGCTCGAGAACCCGCAGACCGAAGAACTGAAAGCCTTCGTCGGCAGCGGGCTGTGA
- a CDS encoding amino acid ABC transporter permease, whose amino-acid sequence MTYQFDFAVLLPFWREFAMGVWLTLQLSLISTVLGFILGTLCAIGRADGPPWVKFLVATYVEIIRNTPLLVQVFIVYFGIATLGIHVSANLAAVLALVVNVGAYTSEIVRAGLESIHKSQLEAAECLGLSRPQTYWHVIVRPAIERVYPALTSQYVLLMLASSITSQISAEELTAVANRIQSDTFRSFETYIVVGVLYLALSFVVRLAFWLFGLVVFVRRRKLGTAL is encoded by the coding sequence ATGACCTATCAGTTCGACTTCGCGGTTCTTCTGCCCTTCTGGCGCGAGTTCGCCATGGGCGTGTGGCTCACGCTGCAACTGTCCCTGATATCGACGGTGCTGGGCTTCATTCTCGGCACCCTCTGCGCCATCGGCCGGGCGGATGGCCCGCCGTGGGTGAAGTTCCTCGTGGCGACCTATGTGGAGATCATCCGCAACACGCCGCTGCTGGTGCAGGTGTTCATCGTCTATTTCGGCATCGCCACGCTGGGCATCCACGTCTCCGCCAACCTCGCGGCGGTGCTGGCGCTGGTGGTGAATGTGGGTGCCTATACCAGCGAGATCGTGCGGGCGGGCCTTGAGTCCATCCACAAGTCGCAGCTGGAAGCCGCAGAGTGCCTCGGCCTCAGCCGGCCGCAGACCTATTGGCACGTGATCGTGCGCCCCGCCATCGAGCGGGTTTATCCGGCGCTCACCAGCCAGTACGTGCTGCTGATGCTGGCCTCGTCCATCACCTCGCAGATCTCTGCCGAGGAACTGACGGCGGTGGCCAACCGCATCCAGTCCGACACCTTCCGCAGCTTCGAGACCTATATCGTCGTCGGCGTGCTCTATCTGGCGCTGTCCTTCGTGGTGCGCCTCGCCTTCTGGCTGTTCGGTCTTGTGGTGTTCGTGCGGCGCCGCAAGCTCGGCACGGCGCTCTGA
- a CDS encoding GntR family transcriptional regulator encodes MRGNSLFKRTYNQCLSLLGDLPPGARLGSEAQLAQVLEVSRTTVRAVLAALAEAGLVTAEAGRRQLARHPTPAHYFPEPQTESVRASVERQFMQWVLQGDFRPGQLIHCAELARQFNTSTTAIREYLSHFSHFGLIERRPNSAWVFKGITADFAAEIYEIREMFELRSAQRFASLPPEAPAWRELDALEAEHHALLKEIHVRYRDFSRLDERLHRLIHDASHNRFMMDFYDVISMIFHYHYQWNKADEKERNTVAIHEHLAYIAALRSRDARAIEAKCRAHLRTARSTLLRSIDAGPLRPGASLPLDPDRPPLALPVGPSHSKAKRSPVAARRR; translated from the coding sequence ATGCGGGGGAACAGCCTTTTCAAGCGCACCTACAACCAGTGTTTGAGCCTGCTCGGCGACCTGCCGCCGGGCGCGCGACTGGGCTCGGAGGCGCAGCTGGCGCAGGTACTGGAAGTCAGCCGGACGACGGTGCGGGCGGTGCTGGCCGCGCTGGCCGAAGCCGGCCTCGTGACCGCGGAGGCCGGCCGGCGCCAGCTCGCGCGCCATCCGACGCCGGCCCACTATTTTCCCGAGCCGCAGACGGAATCCGTCCGCGCCAGTGTTGAGCGCCAGTTCATGCAGTGGGTGTTGCAGGGCGATTTCCGCCCCGGCCAGCTCATCCATTGTGCGGAACTGGCGCGACAGTTCAATACCTCAACCACGGCGATCCGCGAATATCTCAGCCACTTCAGCCACTTCGGACTTATTGAGCGACGACCTAACAGTGCCTGGGTATTCAAGGGCATCACCGCGGATTTCGCGGCCGAGATCTATGAGATCCGCGAGATGTTCGAGCTGCGCTCCGCCCAGCGCTTCGCCAGCCTGCCGCCGGAGGCTCCCGCGTGGCGGGAGCTCGATGCCCTGGAGGCGGAACACCATGCGCTGCTGAAGGAAATCCATGTCCGCTACAGGGATTTCTCCCGCCTCGACGAGCGGCTGCACCGGCTGATCCATGACGCCTCGCACAACCGCTTCATGATGGATTTCTACGACGTCATCTCCATGATCTTCCACTACCATTACCAGTGGAACAAGGCGGACGAGAAAGAGCGCAACACCGTCGCCATCCACGAACACCTTGCCTATATCGCTGCGCTGCGCAGCCGCGACGCCCGTGCCATCGAAGCCAAGTGCCGGGCCCATCTGCGCACCGCCCGCTCGACGCTGCTGCGCTCCATCGACGCCGGTCCCCTGCGTCCTGGCGCGAGCCTGCCGCTGGATCCGGATCGCCCTCCCCTCGCCCTTCCGGTGGGGCCGTCCCATTCCAAGGCCAAGCGGTCGCCCGTTGCAGCGAGGCGGCGCTGA
- a CDS encoding D-mannonate oxidoreductase, which yields MTGRIIQFGTSRFLQAHVDLFVHEAREAGQAVSPIAVVQASGSADRAGRVAAFGRPEGYPVIIRGLENGARIERRIDVRSVDRGLSAARDWEAVSELFATEADLIVSNTADAGYEVAAADRDPALLAGGVPQSFPGKLTALLHRRWRQGGRPLTVLPCELINGNGRVLAQTVRALATDAQAPAAFLAWLERDVIFADTLVDRIVSQALDPVGAVAEPYALWAIERRPGLVAPFDHPCVVMADDLGPFERLKLHILNLGHTVLADIWRSEGRDPDETVKAILADGAVRDRLDGLYRAEVLPGFAAHGMGEEAQAYLATTMDRFLNPFLDHRISDIAQNHATKVERRIAAFLSWWGEAGGVPATPLLDGVMARRASPPKTARSGA from the coding sequence GTGACCGGCCGCATCATTCAGTTCGGAACCAGCCGCTTCCTGCAGGCACATGTGGACCTCTTCGTGCACGAGGCGCGCGAGGCCGGCCAGGCCGTCAGCCCCATCGCCGTCGTGCAGGCTTCGGGTTCCGCCGACCGCGCCGGACGCGTCGCTGCCTTCGGCCGTCCGGAGGGCTATCCCGTCATCATCCGCGGCCTTGAGAACGGCGCCCGGATCGAGCGCCGGATCGACGTGCGCAGCGTGGATCGCGGCCTCTCCGCCGCCCGCGACTGGGAGGCCGTGTCCGAGCTCTTCGCAACGGAAGCGGACCTGATCGTTTCCAACACGGCGGACGCTGGCTACGAGGTGGCGGCAGCCGATCGCGATCCCGCGCTGCTGGCCGGCGGCGTGCCCCAGTCCTTCCCCGGCAAGCTCACCGCGCTCCTGCACCGCCGCTGGCGGCAGGGCGGTCGTCCGCTCACGGTGCTGCCGTGCGAGCTCATCAACGGCAACGGCCGCGTGCTGGCGCAGACCGTGCGCGCGCTCGCCACTGATGCGCAGGCGCCCGCCGCCTTCCTTGCGTGGCTGGAGCGGGACGTGATCTTCGCCGACACGCTGGTGGACCGCATCGTCTCGCAGGCGCTCGATCCCGTGGGCGCGGTGGCCGAGCCCTACGCGCTCTGGGCCATCGAACGCCGGCCGGGCCTTGTCGCGCCCTTCGATCATCCCTGCGTGGTGATGGCGGATGATCTCGGTCCCTTCGAGCGGCTGAAGCTGCACATCCTCAATCTCGGCCACACCGTGCTCGCCGACATCTGGCGCTCGGAAGGGCGTGATCCGGACGAGACCGTGAAGGCCATCCTTGCCGATGGCGCGGTGCGCGATCGCCTTGATGGCCTCTATCGCGCCGAAGTGCTGCCGGGCTTTGCCGCCCATGGCATGGGCGAGGAGGCGCAGGCCTATCTCGCCACCACCATGGACCGCTTCCTCAATCCGTTCCTCGATCATCGCATCTCGGACATCGCGCAGAACCACGCCACCAAGGTGGAGCGCCGCATCGCCGCGTTCCTGAGCTGGTGGGGAGAGGCGGGGGGCGTGCCGGCCACCCCGCTGCTGGACGGCGTGATGGCCAGGCGTGCGTCGCCGCCGAAAACCGCGCGGAGCGGCGCATGA
- a CDS encoding UxaA family hydrolase, whose translation MSSPRTLRLHETDNVVIVLDTVARGAALAGGLTAAGPVPRGHKIAAAPIPAGAPVRKFGQVIAFARTDIAPGEWVHEHNVMLQDFERDYAFASEARAPEGLLPGEMPATFEGFRRADGRAGTRNYIGILSSVNCSATVADYIADEVTRSGILADYPNIDGVVPFTHGTGCGMGSKGEEFDILARTQWGYATHPNFAAVLVIGLGCEVFQIPRLKEAYGIVEGEHFQSLTIQESGGTRKSVAAGVARVKEMLAFANSSRRQTVAASELMLALQCGGSDGYSGLTANPALGAAVDILVRQGGTAILSETPEIFGAEHLLTRRAESEAVGRKIVDLIDWWTDYAARAGGELNNNPSPGNKAGGLTTILEKSLGAVAKGGTSTLRGVYRYAERIDRKGFVYMDTPGYDPVAATGQVAGGANVLCFTTGRGSAYGCKPTPSIKLATNSDLYRRMEEDMDLNCGDVLEGVSIEEKGREIFQTVLDVASGTRSKSELLGYGRNEFVPWQLGAVM comes from the coding sequence ATGTCCAGCCCGCGCACGCTGCGTCTCCACGAGACGGACAATGTCGTCATCGTCCTCGATACCGTTGCTCGGGGCGCGGCGCTGGCTGGCGGCCTGACGGCGGCGGGGCCCGTGCCCCGCGGCCACAAGATCGCGGCCGCCCCCATTCCCGCCGGGGCGCCGGTGCGCAAGTTCGGGCAGGTCATCGCCTTCGCCAGGACGGACATCGCGCCGGGCGAATGGGTGCATGAACACAATGTGATGCTGCAGGACTTCGAGCGCGATTATGCCTTCGCCTCGGAGGCCCGCGCGCCCGAAGGCCTGCTGCCGGGCGAGATGCCCGCCACCTTCGAGGGCTTCCGCCGGGCCGATGGCCGCGCGGGCACGCGCAACTACATCGGCATCCTCAGCTCGGTGAACTGCTCGGCCACCGTGGCGGACTACATTGCGGATGAGGTGACGCGCTCCGGCATCCTCGCGGATTATCCCAACATCGACGGCGTGGTGCCGTTCACCCACGGCACCGGCTGCGGCATGGGCAGCAAGGGGGAGGAGTTCGACATCCTCGCCCGCACCCAGTGGGGCTATGCCACCCATCCCAATTTTGCGGCCGTGCTGGTTATCGGCCTTGGTTGCGAGGTGTTCCAGATCCCGCGTCTCAAGGAGGCCTATGGCATCGTTGAGGGGGAGCATTTCCAGAGTCTGACGATCCAGGAGAGCGGCGGCACTCGAAAGTCCGTGGCGGCCGGCGTCGCGCGGGTGAAGGAGATGCTGGCCTTCGCCAATTCATCCCGGCGGCAGACGGTGGCGGCCTCCGAGCTGATGCTGGCGCTCCAATGCGGCGGCTCGGACGGCTATTCCGGCCTCACCGCCAATCCCGCGCTGGGGGCGGCGGTGGATATTCTGGTGCGGCAGGGCGGCACGGCCATCCTTTCCGAGACGCCGGAAATCTTCGGTGCCGAGCATCTGCTTACCCGCAGGGCCGAGAGCGAGGCGGTGGGTCGCAAGATCGTCGATCTCATCGACTGGTGGACGGACTATGCCGCCCGCGCCGGTGGCGAGCTGAACAACAATCCGTCCCCCGGCAACAAGGCCGGCGGCCTCACCACCATTCTTGAAAAGTCATTGGGTGCGGTGGCGAAGGGCGGCACTTCCACCCTGCGCGGCGTCTATCGCTATGCCGAGCGGATCGACCGCAAGGGCTTCGTTTATATGGACACGCCCGGCTACGATCCGGTGGCCGCCACCGGGCAGGTGGCGGGTGGGGCGAACGTGCTGTGCTTCACTACCGGCCGTGGCTCGGCCTATGGCTGTAAGCCCACGCCCTCCATCAAGCTGGCCACCAACAGCGATCTCTATCGCCGGATGGAAGAAGACATGGACCTCAACTGCGGTGATGTCCTTGAAGGCGTCAGCATTGAGGAGAAGGGCCGGGAGATCTTCCAGACGGTGCTCGATGTCGCTTCCGGCACTCGCTCCAAGTCCGAACTGCTCGGCTATGGCCGAAACGAATTCGTGCCCTGGCAGCTCGGCGCGGTGATGTGA
- a CDS encoding amino acid ABC transporter permease, with translation MPTFTLTHFEFLCWAALWTVGLSAIAFVGGGIVGFLVALARVSPSPVVRGIAIGYIQIVQGTPLLILLFLFYFGIAIVGFKEVPAILSAGLGLTIYASGFLAEIWRGCIESVPKTQWEAAECLSLSRWQRMTKVVLPQAMRIATAPTVGFLVQIVKNTSLASVVGFIELSQAGKLVNNSIFEPFTIFIVVASIYFVLCYPLSTWSRSLERKLNVGRR, from the coding sequence ATGCCAACCTTTACCCTGACTCACTTCGAGTTTCTGTGCTGGGCCGCGCTGTGGACGGTCGGCCTCTCGGCCATCGCCTTCGTGGGCGGCGGCATCGTCGGCTTCCTTGTGGCGCTGGCGCGGGTCTCTCCCAGCCCCGTCGTGCGCGGCATCGCCATCGGCTACATCCAGATCGTGCAGGGCACGCCCCTCCTGATCCTGCTGTTCCTGTTCTACTTCGGGATCGCCATCGTCGGCTTCAAGGAAGTGCCGGCCATCCTCTCGGCGGGCCTCGGCCTCACTATCTATGCCTCGGGCTTCCTTGCGGAAATCTGGCGCGGTTGCATCGAGAGCGTGCCCAAGACGCAGTGGGAGGCGGCTGAATGCCTGTCGCTCAGCCGCTGGCAGCGCATGACCAAGGTGGTGCTGCCGCAGGCCATGCGCATCGCCACTGCACCCACCGTGGGCTTCCTGGTGCAGATCGTGAAGAACACGTCGCTGGCCTCCGTGGTGGGCTTCATCGAGCTGTCTCAGGCGGGCAAGCTCGTCAACAACTCCATCTTCGAGCCGTTCACCATCTTCATCGTGGTGGCCAGCATCTATTTCGTCCTCTGCTATCCGCTCTCGACCTGGAGCCGCAGCCTGGAAAGGAAGCTCAATGTCGGCCGTCGTTAG
- a CDS encoding transporter substrate-binding domain-containing protein, whose product MERLNIGRRAFLAGAAGLAAMGSFALPARADTLDEIKKRGKILIAVDLGSPPFGMNDANMQPTGSDVESAKLIAADLGFPLEIVQVTSPNRIPFLLTGKADLVMASFSVTDERKKVIDFSDPYGVIQIVVAAPKSVAVKDLKDLVGKRLGTTRGSSNDKEATTQAQGAEMVRYDDDATLITALVSGQVNIMASSPQVMAAVNARRPNDPLEIKLVLKTNPYAAGLRKGDDALREAVNKVIATNLKNGKLNEIYTRYNGTSLPEDMLK is encoded by the coding sequence ATGGAGCGCCTGAACATCGGCCGTCGCGCCTTTCTCGCCGGGGCCGCCGGCCTTGCGGCCATGGGCAGCTTTGCCCTGCCGGCCCGCGCCGACACGCTCGACGAGATCAAGAAGCGCGGCAAGATCCTAATCGCGGTGGACCTCGGCTCCCCGCCCTTCGGCATGAACGATGCCAACATGCAGCCCACCGGCTCGGATGTGGAGAGCGCCAAGCTCATCGCCGCCGATCTCGGCTTCCCGCTGGAGATCGTGCAGGTCACGAGCCCCAACCGCATCCCCTTCCTGCTCACCGGCAAGGCGGATCTGGTGATGGCCTCGTTCAGCGTTACCGACGAGCGCAAGAAGGTGATCGACTTCTCCGATCCCTACGGCGTGATCCAGATCGTCGTCGCCGCGCCCAAGAGCGTTGCCGTCAAGGATCTGAAGGACCTCGTGGGCAAGCGCCTCGGCACCACCCGCGGCTCCAGCAACGACAAGGAAGCCACCACCCAGGCGCAGGGCGCCGAGATGGTGCGCTATGACGACGACGCGACCCTCATCACCGCGCTGGTGTCCGGCCAGGTGAACATCATGGCCTCCTCGCCGCAGGTGATGGCGGCGGTGAATGCGCGCCGTCCCAACGATCCGCTGGAAATCAAGCTGGTGCTCAAGACCAACCCCTATGCGGCCGGTCTGCGCAAGGGCGACGATGCGCTGCGGGAGGCGGTCAACAAGGTGATCGCCACCAACCTGAAGAACGGCAAGCTGAACGAGATCTACACCCGCTACAACGGGACCTCGCTGCCGGAAGACATGTTGAAGTGA
- a CDS encoding c-type cytochrome, protein MAFRQTPLIMCLALTLLGTGGAAHAQDAAAGERLFRARCASCHAVESGQNRIGPSLSGVIGRKAGSLEGARYSQGMRALDVTWDAAQLDTYLANPRAMVPGTTMTVSVTSAADRAAITGYLQTLSQPK, encoded by the coding sequence ATGGCCTTTCGGCAGACGCCCCTGATCATGTGCCTTGCCCTGACACTGCTGGGAACGGGAGGCGCGGCCCATGCGCAGGATGCTGCCGCCGGCGAACGCCTGTTCCGCGCGCGCTGTGCGTCGTGCCACGCCGTCGAATCCGGCCAGAACCGGATCGGCCCGAGCCTGAGCGGGGTTATCGGCCGCAAGGCGGGCAGCCTCGAAGGCGCCCGCTATTCGCAAGGTATGAGGGCACTCGATGTGACCTGGGATGCGGCGCAGTTGGACACGTATCTCGCTAATCCGCGCGCGATGGTGCCCGGCACGACCATGACGGTTTCGGTGACGAGCGCCGCGGACCGCGCCGCGATCACCGGCTACCTGCAGACCCTTTCGCAGCCGAAGTGA
- a CDS encoding MFS transporter produces MLTSSKPDLAVVQRGTAAWGAVLALALCAFALIASEFMPVSLLTPISADLGISEGQAGQAISVSGAFAVLTSLFIASLAGSLDRKVLLLALTGLMIASGAIVAAAPNYAVLMAGRALIGVVIGGFWSMSAATAMRLVPEAQVPRALAILNGGNALATVVAAPMGSFLGGLIGWRGAFFCVVPVAVLVFLWLLASLPTLPVERRPAAPGAFRLVWWPVVGWGMAAVSLFFMGQFTLFTYLRPFLEAVTRVNVPTLSLILLVMGVTGFVGTSLIGAALRRSLYGTLVVIPALMGGIGLALTLFGGSPLATALLLAGWGFLSTAAPVGWWIWLSRTLPQDAEAGGGLMVAVVQLAITLGATVGGLLFDLRGYDATFGTAVVLLVLAALLAWRTAGVARASA; encoded by the coding sequence ATGCTTACATCCTCCAAGCCGGATCTCGCCGTCGTGCAACGCGGCACCGCCGCCTGGGGCGCGGTGCTCGCGCTCGCCTTGTGTGCCTTCGCCCTCATCGCCTCCGAATTCATGCCGGTGAGCCTGCTCACGCCCATCTCCGCCGATCTCGGCATCTCCGAAGGACAGGCCGGACAGGCGATTTCGGTTTCTGGCGCCTTTGCGGTGCTCACCAGCCTGTTCATCGCGTCCCTTGCCGGAAGCCTCGACCGAAAAGTGCTGTTGCTCGCGCTCACGGGCTTGATGATCGCGTCGGGCGCCATTGTCGCGGCCGCGCCCAATTACGCGGTGCTGATGGCCGGGCGTGCGCTGATCGGGGTCGTCATCGGCGGCTTCTGGTCCATGTCCGCCGCCACCGCCATGCGTCTGGTCCCTGAAGCGCAGGTGCCTCGCGCGCTCGCGATCCTGAACGGCGGCAATGCCCTCGCGACGGTGGTCGCTGCGCCCATGGGGAGTTTCCTCGGCGGTCTGATCGGCTGGCGCGGCGCATTCTTCTGCGTCGTCCCCGTAGCCGTTCTGGTGTTCCTCTGGCTGCTGGCCAGCCTGCCGACGCTGCCGGTGGAGCGGCGGCCTGCCGCCCCCGGTGCGTTCCGGCTGGTGTGGTGGCCGGTGGTTGGATGGGGCATGGCGGCGGTCAGCCTCTTCTTCATGGGGCAGTTCACCCTGTTCACCTATCTGCGCCCATTCCTGGAGGCGGTGACGCGCGTGAACGTGCCGACGCTCTCGCTCATTCTGCTGGTCATGGGCGTCACCGGCTTCGTCGGCACCAGTCTGATCGGGGCTGCACTGAGGCGTAGCCTCTACGGCACGCTCGTCGTCATCCCGGCGCTCATGGGCGGTATCGGGCTCGCGCTGACGCTGTTCGGCGGGAGCCCCCTCGCGACGGCGCTCCTGCTCGCCGGCTGGGGCTTCCTCAGCACGGCGGCGCCTGTCGGCTGGTGGATCTGGCTGTCGCGTACCCTCCCGCAGGATGCGGAGGCGGGTGGCGGGCTCATGGTGGCGGTCGTCCAGCTCGCCATCACCCTTGGCGCGACGGTCGGCGGCTTGCTGTTCGATCTCCGTGGATACGACGCCACCTTCGGTACGGCGGTTGTCCTGCTGGTGCTGGCGGCGCTTCTGGCCTGGCGCACGGCGGGCGTCGCGCGCGCCTCGGCCTGA
- a CDS encoding zinc-binding alcohol dehydrogenase family protein has protein sequence MKALLCEEPGRLSVISRPEPVPGPGEVLVRIRRVGICGTDFHIFQGKHPFLEYPRVMGHELSGTVEQAPEGSRLTRGENVYIVPYLSCGKCVACRKGVTNACQNIAVLGVHRDGGMAEFLCVPEQNVIPAGSASLDDAAMIEFLAIGAHGVKRGSITAQDKVLVVGAGPIGMSAIIFAKARGAEVSVMDTREDRLNFTRDALGANHLLIADAGAEDVARGITGGDFYDVVIDATGHAGAMQRGFGFVAHAGRYVLVSVVRQDITFSDPEFHKRETTLFASRNAQPDDFAEVVRQMEAGKVPTRALNTHRGALSDAPALFQEWLRPEAGVIKAILEV, from the coding sequence ATGAAGGCGTTACTCTGCGAAGAACCCGGCCGCCTGTCGGTGATCAGCCGTCCCGAGCCCGTTCCGGGTCCCGGCGAGGTGCTGGTACGCATCCGGCGCGTGGGCATCTGCGGCACGGATTTCCATATCTTCCAGGGCAAGCATCCCTTCCTCGAATATCCCCGCGTGATGGGCCACGAGCTCTCCGGCACGGTGGAGCAGGCGCCGGAAGGCAGCCGTCTCACCAGGGGGGAGAACGTCTATATCGTGCCCTACCTCTCCTGCGGAAAGTGTGTGGCCTGCCGCAAGGGCGTGACCAATGCCTGTCAGAACATCGCCGTGCTCGGCGTGCACAGGGATGGCGGCATGGCGGAGTTCCTCTGCGTGCCGGAGCAGAATGTCATTCCGGCGGGCTCGGCCTCGCTCGATGACGCGGCGATGATCGAGTTCCTCGCCATCGGCGCCCATGGCGTGAAGCGCGGCAGCATCACGGCGCAGGACAAGGTCCTGGTGGTGGGCGCCGGGCCCATCGGCATGTCCGCCATCATCTTCGCCAAGGCGCGGGGCGCCGAGGTGTCCGTGATGGACACCCGCGAGGATCGCCTGAACTTCACCAGGGACGCGCTGGGCGCGAACCATCTGCTCATCGCCGATGCGGGCGCGGAAGACGTGGCGCGCGGCATCACGGGCGGCGATTTCTATGATGTGGTGATCGACGCCACCGGCCATGCGGGCGCCATGCAGCGCGGCTTCGGCTTCGTCGCCCATGCGGGCCGCTATGTGCTGGTGAGCGTGGTGCGGCAGGACATCACCTTCTCCGATCCGGAGTTCCACAAGCGGGAAACCACGCTCTTCGCCAGCCGCAACGCCCAGCCTGACGATTTCGCCGAGGTGGTGCGCCAGATGGAGGCGGGCAAGGTGCCCACCCGCGCGCTCAACACCCATCGCGGCGCGCTCTCCGACGCGCCCGCTTTGTTCCAGGAGTGGCTGCGGCCGGAGGCCGGGGTCATCAAGGCGATCCTGGAAGTCTGA